AGCAGCATGGAATAGGTACGGATCAGAAGGTTGGTCCAGAACGGCAGGGTAATGGCAAAAAGCCAGAGGTTGCGCTGTTCGGGAGGGCGGGCCGCGATGAAATAGGCCACCGGAAAGCCGAGGATCAAAGTGCCGATCATCGCGCATAGCGCCAGCCCGAAAGAGCGGCCAAAGATCTGCAGATAGGCGCTGTTGAAACTCAGAGTGTCATCAAAAATGTCGCGCTCGAACAGGAACTGCACATAGGCATCGGTCGAGAACACCCATTCGACCCCGCCATAGGTTCCCGGCTCCAGCAAGGAATAGACCAGCGCGATCGACAGGGGCGCCAGACCAAACACACCGATGATCACGAGCGCCGGCAAGAGCAGGAACAACCTGACCCGCCGGACCGTCCGGCTACGAGCCGCAACGGCCTGCTGCAAATTCTGCGCCGTGGGCGAAGTATGTTGCATCCCCTGCCCCATCAGTCTGCCAGCACATGCAGCATGGAGGTCTCTGGGATCAGCCCGATCTCGCTGCCCGCCGGGCTGGGCTCTGCCACCTGCACCTGAATCTCGGTGCCGTTCTGAAGCCGCACCCGCATTTGCGAACCGGCTCCGAAATAACTGCTGTCGAGCACGGTTCCGCGCAGCACAGCCGCCGCATTGGACGCCGCGCAAACGGTAAGGGTTTCGGGGCGCAGCGCCACATAGACTACCCCAGGAGGCAAGCCGTCGCTGGCCGCATTGGCAAGTACAGGCTCCCCGCCGAAAAAACTGATCCGCGCCTGCGCCCCGTCATAACCAAGGAGGTCCGCCGCCACGATATTGGTATCCCCAATGAAATCCGCGACGAACCGGCTTTGCGGCGCGGTGTAGATCTGCTGTGGGGTGCCCACCTGCTGCACGCGTCCTGCGGACATGACCGCGATCTGATCGGACATCGCCAGCGCTTCGCCCTGATCATGGGTGACAAAGACAAAGGTGATGCCGGTTTCGCTTTGCAGGCGTTTCAGCTCGCTTTGCATGCCCTTGCGCAGCTTCAGATCCAGCGCCGACAGCGGCTCATCCAGCAGCAGCACCTTGGGACGCGGCGCGAGCGCGCGTGCCAGCGCCACCCGCTGCTGCTGCCCGCCAGACAGCTGATCGACGCGGCGCGATGCGAATTCACCCATCTGCACCAGATTCAGCATATCATCGATGGCGGCAGCGATTTCCGCCTTCGGGCGGTTCAGCATTTCCAACCCGAACCCGATATTGCGAGCCACGGTCATATGCGGAAACAGGGCGTAATTCTGGAACACCGTGTTCACTGGCCGCTTGTGCGGCGGCAGATGGCCGATCTCCTGCCCGTCCAGTGCGATCTCGCCTTCGCTGGGCAGTTCAAACCCGGCAATCAGCCGCAGCAGCGTGGTCTTGCCGCAGCCCGATGGTCCCAACAGGGTGAAAAAGCTGCCCTCCGGCACATCCAGCGACACGGTTTCAAGCGCCGTTACAGCAGAGGCGCCGATGCCGAACCGTTTCGTCACTTCTCTCACGTTGATCATAATCTGTTCCGGCACGTTCCTGTTGGCAGTCTGTCCGGTCAGACTAAAGCCCCAAATGCAATGGGGAAATACCTCTAGGAGGGGGTGTCGGCCCTACCCCCAAAGGGGTAGGAACACATCAGGTCACCGATTGCAGAAAGATCGAAAACAACGCCGATTGCGAGGAAATCCCCAATTTTCGGTAGATGTTCTTGCGGTGCACCTTCACCGTTGCGGGTGACAGATCCAGCAGCAACGCAATCGACTGGCTGGAATGCCCGCGCAGCAGATGCTGTACGATCTCAATTTCGCGGCAGGTCAATCCTTCGCAGACCTGCTCGATCATGCTCTCAAGGCTGACGCTGCCGCCCGCCGCCTCGCCGCTGCTCTGCGGACGCCGGTGAAAATGCTGCTCGCACAAGGCGGAGATCACCGGATGTATATTGCGCAGCCGTGCCAGATCCCGCTTGGAAAACCGCATCTCCCCCGTCAGCCGCCCGAGGGAGAGGAACAGGGTGCTCTCCGGCAGGGTGACAAACACCGCCATCTCGTCCTTCAGCCGCACGGACCGGTAATAGATGCTGAAATAATCGGTCTGGGAAAACCGATCCGGCGCCACCTGATCCAGCACCATGACCGGATCAAACTTGCCGCTGATATAACTCACCACAAAGGGATCCAGCAGCCAGGCCCGGTCCAGCCAGCGGTCCACCACGATCGAGCGCCGCTCCTGCCGCACATTGTCATAAATATGCTCGGGCAGCCTGCTGGGGCTGAGCCGACTGACAAAGGCCCCGCGAAACGGCGTTGCTGTGCGCATGAAATCCAACAACGCGGGCAGGAAATCCGGCGTTCCGATGGACCGGATCGCGCTGGCAAGTTCATCGGACGTGGCTGCGGATTGGGTCATCTCAACCGATCTGGCTCTTTGTGGCAGGTTTATCCGGGCAGCGTTTTACAGCCACTCCCAGCGTAGTCTGCCCTGTTATAGGGCGCCACGTCCACACTGACGATGAGACCTTCGGCCACTGCACCGGGCGCAGCCAGTGCGGTGCCGGGAATGCGCGCATAAAAACAGATCGATGCCGCGTTCCGGCGCACTTCCGTGCGCAATGCGGTCCCAAAAACGCTTGTACATGCGTGAAAATCTGCATACGAAACATGGTGTTGAAACGCGCTGTTTGAGGTTGGTCTGGGGGTCGCTCTGTTCAGGCCCCAAAGCCCGCTTCACACTCGGCGCCGGATGCGGGCGTGATGGAATGGTAGACATATCAGACTTAAAATCTGAAGGGCGTATGCCCGTGTGGGTTCGAGTCCCACCGCCCGCACCATTTGACTTTCGGAGGTAGACAGAAAACGTAACTTCTTGAACGGCATGGTGGTTATGCAGTTCGAAGTCCGATTTCGCGTGATACACTGATGGGGTCTGTAAAGGCCATTCGCAATGCCATTCTCTTGAGTTCGCAAAAACCTTTTTCCAAAATCTTCCAAAGGCTTGCCAATAAATCCATGGAAGGTTTGAACATTTCGTCGAATTCCACCTCTGGAGCAGCTTGATGGGCAAGCTTCTCTTCCAAGGTGGCGGTTTCAGACAGCACCGGTCGCGCTGTTCTGTACCATGGCCCAGGAAGGTCTCTCCTTCCGCGATGTCTTTCGCCAATATCAACTTGGCACATTGTGATGCCGCCGTGAGGCGGCATCCATGCCATCAACAAAGCCGCTGAACAGCCCGGACATCCAGAACCGCTACATCCCCCGCCCGGATAGGCATCCGGCCGGGGACCATGGGTGTCTTGCCCTGTCAGAGTATAAAATCGCCTTCGTCCAGCGAATGCCCGCGAAGGCCGAGGAGCGTAATCTCCGTGTCATCGAGGTCAATCTCGGTACGGAAACCCCGCTCGCTGATGGCACCTTCGATTTCATCGAAGCTTTCGAAGCCATACGCGCTGAGGTCGATCTTGTCCTTGCCTGAGCGGAAACCAACAATCAGGTCGTGACCGTCGTCCTCCGCGAAGACGAAGGTGTCCGCTCCCCGGCCGCCAAAGAGATAATCATTGCCCTTTCCTCCGTCGATCAGGTCATTCCCCCGGCCGCCCTTTATGAAGTCGCTGCCAGCTTCGCCCTTCAACGTATCGTTGCCTCTGCCACCGAAAACCTTATCGCGCTGCGCACCCGCCAACACTAGATCGTCACCCGCCCCGGCAAAAACCAAGTCCTTGCCGCCCTTCGCATCGATCAGGTCATTGTCCCGCCCCGTGCGCAAAAAATCGCGTCCATCATCAGCAATCACGAAGTCAACGTCGTTCGCCCCATCAGTTGGCAACAGGTCGACAGGCAGAAGAACGCCGTCTAGGACGTGAACGACACCGTTAGAAGCCTGAAGATCGGTCGCGATCAGGTTGGGGTTCGAAAGATCCGGATCGGCATCGACAAGACTGAGGCCGTCGAGCGTAAGTGTCCCGCCTTGCAGCGTCTCCACCTCTCCAGTGGCAATCACCTGGCTAGCTTGCAGGCTCTGGCCCGCTACGTGGTAGGTCAGAACGGTGGACAACAGCTCGATGGGGTCATTGCCTTCGTTCAGCAGGCGCAACGCATCGACCAAATGGCCGAAAGCGCCTGCTTCGTCACTTCCCTCATACCCGAGGGTCTGGGACAGACCGACAAACGCCGAGTCGGTCGGCGCGAACACTGTGAAATCCTGTGTGTCATCGTCCAGAACCCCTGCAAGATCGGCGGCAATCACGGAATCGCGCAGAATGTCGAAGTCTGCGCCGTTGCCGTCAAAGCCCTCCGCACCACTCGTTTCGAGCACGAGACCGGTAACGGTCGGGGCATCATTGTCGGGCAAATCAATAGGCAAGAGCACCCTGTCGATCACATGCACCACGCCATTGTCCGCCATGATGTCCGTCGCAATCAGCGAGGGATCAATCAGATCCGGTTCGTTGTCGCCCAGCGTCGGCAATTCGGAGGCATCGATAATGCCGCCCTGCAACGTCGTCACGGATCCGGCCGCTGCAATATCACCGGAGGACTGTGTCCCAACCGAAACATGGTAGGTCACCACGGCCTCAAGCGTGTCCGCACCCAGCGTGGTAAGGAATTCAGTCACCGCGAGGGTGTCGGCCGCATCCCCTGCGAAGCCAAGATCTGTGGCCAGTTGACCAAAGGCCGCATTCGTCGGCGCGAACACGGTGAGGTCTGCAGCCGCGTTGTTGAGGGTGTCGATATAGGCAGTCCCTTTCTCAGCATCGATGAACTCGATCACTGAGACAAGAATGCTGAAGGTCGTATCGCTTGATGCGATTCCTGCAATGGTGGTCATGGTCTCTCTCTCCCATTTACTCAGACGCACAGAAGGCCAGCATGCCTCCTGTCAGCCCTAGAGCTCGTTATCGCTAACTTCGGCGGGAGCGCCTCTTCGATCTCGCTTATGACGCCTTTCCAGTCCTGATGTCGGCGGTGGTGACACTCGCAGTCTGCAAGGCCACGCCCCCTCGGCTCCGAGCACTCTTGGGCGACTTCGGTCAAGGCGGTAGCCATTGCGGTGATTGTGCCACGAGATAAGCAGTTTCGGCAAAACGTGTCCGCTTTGGTTATGCACCCTTGGTTACGGCCACTCTCGGTGAGCGGATCAATTCGATCAACAAAACGTGATCATCAAACGTAGCCGACGATCTGGCAGCACGTCGAAGCTTCGATCTGAGAATCATCCTATTGGCATTGCGCCTTACGGAATTTCTGCAAACAAGGCGCCATGCGTTTCCTGCCCATCTGAGCACTGACCGCTTTCCGCTCCTTGCCGCCGCTCACACACGGCCAGACTAAATTGTCGCCTTTATGGCTGTTCCTCTGGATCAATGTCATGGATAAGCCTCAGATTGGTTCAAAGCGGATATCTAGGCGTCGAAACAACAAGAGGCGTGGCCGCCTGATCAGACGCACCAAGGGCGACACGAACACGAAACTGCACGCAGTTTGCGACAGCAAAGGACGCCCACTGAACCTGTTCGTGACAGCGTGCCGGGCTCATCAAATTTGGATTGGCGTCTTGGTGATCGCGGGCACAACGCCGATTGTTTCAGAGAAGCGTTGCAAGATAACGGGATCCGCACCTGCCCCCCAGGCAGGAAGCAACAACAGACTACAGCAAGATACGAAGAGCACCGCGACAAACAGCGCAACCACATAGAGATCATGTTCGGAAGACTGAAGGACTGGCGGCGCGTCACAAATAACTATGACCGTTGCCCGAATGTCTTTTTCTCGCCAATCGCCCTGGCCGCAACCGTCACATACTTCTGCAACTCAATGCATCCTGAACCCCGTCCAATCGGCTCAATCAGTGGTTGTCAGCGGGACGCTCGACACGCACCGATCACGATGTCTCCCCCTTGACACTCCTTGCGCACGTCTATGCTTCGGTTTGCACCCACATATCCTTACCCGGACACCCCACTCAAATAGATTGCGACAGGAATATGTCAGATATGTGTCAAATTTATGACTAAATGATTGACTCATTCTGGGAAGTCTGTCACCGTTTAGAAACTGTGACTAATTCTACGGAGGATTGCGGGGCTCACTAATTTGCTTGAGCCTTTCCGTATAATAATAATACAGGCGCAATCCCGTAAATCGAAGAAACTATCTCGGCCCTTCTTTTGCCGAGCGTTTACGGTGAATTAAAAAGTACAAGAAGAGATTACGGATCAATCTTCGGATCCGACTGCAATCACTCCAAATCTAAAATGCATGCGACACTTCGCGTAGCGCGGGAACGCCTTTATTTGGCGTTGAACGCTTTTAGTTGGCGTTGGAAGTACAATTCCTCGCCAAGGGGAGATGTATTATGTTTCGCGTACCCAAAGACAAGAACTATTTCAGCTATTCGAATACGAGTTATGCCCCCGCCGTAGGCACCAATCCTATCGGAAAACTCGGTCGAACGACGCCGACCCATCTCTATGCGCTGTGGGGCAAAAGGTGCTTCGACATCGTCGGCGCTTTCCTACTCCTGCCACTAGCTCTGCCCCTCATCCTGATTCTGGCGGCCTTCGTCGCCATCGACGGAAGCAAGCCGATCTACTCACACCGCCGCGTCGGCAGGAATGGCCGCGCCTTCCCCTGCTTTAAAATCCGCACAATGGTCGCCGACTCGGAGGCCCGCCTCAAGAAGCTTTTGCGCGAAGATCCGGCGGCAGCAGCCGAATGGAACAGGGATTTCAAACTGCGCAAAGACCCGCGGATCACGCGCCTGGGGCGGATATTGCGGAAGACGAGCCTCGACGAGCTGCCGCAGATCTGGAACGTAATCCGCGGGGATATGAGCCTCGTCGGGCCACGCCCGGTGACCAAGGATGAACTGCCGCTCTACCGGCATGTCATCGACAGCTACATGAGCGTACGTCCCGGCATGACTGGCTTGTGGCAGATTTCGGGTCGGAACGATATCAGCTACGAAGAACGGGTCGAACTCGACCATCTCTATTCTAAAAACCTGTCGCTTCTTGAGGATCTCAGGATCCTGTTCATGACCTTGCCGGCGGCTCTCCGGATGACGGGGGCCTGACCTTGAAAACGCTTAAGACACACAAGAGCGGGGCGGTGGAATGAAGATCGTCCATATCCTTACCCGCCTTCTTCGCGCCGGATCCGAGGAGAACACGCTGCTGACAGCCGCCCGCCATGTCGCGGCCGGGCATGAGGTGATCCTTATGCATGGCCGTGACGTCCTGCCCGAATTCGCACGGGCGCTTGCCCCGGGAGCAGAGCTTGTAGCGGTGCCCAACCTGGTACGAAACCTCAGCCCGGTTCAGGACCCGGCCGCTTTCCTCGAAATCCGTCGTCTGCTGAGGGAAATCCAGCCCGACGTGGTGCATACGCATCAGTCAAAGGCCGGCATCATCGGCCGGTTCGCCGCAGCATCGGCCCGTGTTCCGCTTGTCGTGCATGGCGTCCATATCCTGCCATTTCTCGGCGTCGGACCAGCCCAAAAGGCCGTCTATCTCGGGCTCGAACGGGCCACGGCGCGGATGACCGATGGCTTCATCCATGTCAGCGAGGGGATGCGGCGCGCCTGCCAAGACCACAAAGTCGGCGCAAGCCGACAGCACTTTGTAGTTCCCTCCGGATTCGAGCTCTCGCGGTTTCGGCAGGCCGTGCCACCAGAGGGCTGGCGCGATCTTCTCGGGCTCGGCTCAGACGCCCCTCGCCCGGTCGTTATCGCCATGCTCGCCGTGCTTGAACCGCGCAAACGGCACCTCGAACTCCTGCGGGAAATCGCGATTTTTCTCAAACAGTTACCGGAGCTGCACCTCGTCTTTGCAGGGGATGGGCATCTTTGGTCAGCGATTGAGGACACGATCAGGGAACTCGACCTTGAAAACCAGGTCACGCTGCTTGGATACCGCACCGATCCCGAACGGATCATCGCCATGGCCGATATCTGCATCCACACCGCCGAGCGCGAAGGATTGCCGCGAACGGTGCTGCAAACCCTGACAGTGGGGCGGCCGGTTGTCCTGTTCGATCTGCCCGGCATCGAAGAGATCATTACCCATGGCGTGAACGGTTTCATTGTCCCCCAGGAAGACTGGGAGGGTTTCCGTGAAAGGCTCGGACAGCTTGTCTCGTCTCCCGAGCGGCGGGCGGCGATGGCTGCCGAAGCCCGCGCCACGCCGCTGGACCGATGGGACGCGGATTTCATGGCGAGGCGGACGCTTGAAATTTACGAAGAGCTGCTGCCGCGCAGCCTGCTCAGGGAGGCCCCGGCATGAACCAGTTGCCTCACTCGCAGCGATCAAGGATTGCCACCGCGCCGGGACACGGGCTGATGCGTGGACTGAAGATCGAGTTTTTCGGCCTGCCCGGGTCGGGAAAGACGACTGTTGCGCGCGAAGTTCACGCGGCGCTGGCACGCAGACACCCTGACCTGATATTCGCACCAGACTTCTTCAGGGACGAAGCAGGCAAAACAACCCGGGCGACCGCGAAGCTGCGTTTGATACTATCCAACCTTGGCCATGACGGCGGCAGCCGCAACGCAGTAAGACAGACTCTGGCGATCCAGCAGCCGCATTTGCGAGACAAGCTCCGCGCCGTCTCCACTGTTGCCACGGTCATGGCGTTCTATGCCCGGCTCGAACGCCACGGCATGAGCGCGATCCTCGACCAGGGGTTGCTGCAAGCGCTCTGGTCGGTCCAACTGCGCGCCCTGAATGGCGACACCCAGTCGCTGATGGGTGACGGGTTATCTGGTGCGGTCACCGACAGCCGCATCTACGTATCGGTCGCAACCCCGGCAACGATTTGCGCCGACCGCCTTGCGGCCCGGCACTCCAAGCATTCGCGGCTGCAAGTCCGAGACGCCACCGACGCCGAACGCACGTGGGAGAGAGCGGAATTCCTGCGCCGGTCTATTCTCAACACCCTAACGGCAGTCGGCCACGCGCGCGGCATCGCGCCCCGGATCATCACCGTCGACGGCACCGCAAGGCCAGACGAGACAGCGCACCAGATCGTGACGCAGCTCCTGGCAGACGGGACCCGACGGGTGCCACGTCGGCGCATGAAAGAAAGGGGGCTGCATGCATAACAATAATCGGCGCAACACGACGCACAATTCCTCATCCTTTGACCAAAAAAAACCCAGTCATCGGGTTCTCGAAAAGCGCCCTGATGCAAAATCCTTCTCAGATTCTCGGAAACATGGCAATTGTATAGCCTTTTACTTTTGCCTTTGGGTTCGGAGAAATGTTGCTTGTTAAATAGGTGAAAAAATGTCGACAACTGCAAATCAGAAATATCTATATGACTTTGATGACCCGATAGACGCCTTTATTTGGAAAAATGCGTCGGATGACCGTTATGATTCCACCCCCGATGTCTACGTCGACGGTTTCCACAATTCTCCGGGCGAAACACTGGGCTTCGTCAACTTCTCGAATGCATTCGGGGACGGTGAAGACCAAATCCCGTTCGGACCGATAATTTCCTCTATTTGGACCGGCCTGGCAAACTGGAACTGGGACACCACCGGCGTTTGCAGTCTGACGGATAACAGCAGCGCGCACCGCTCCTCCGGCGGTCTTTTCTCCGGCACCGGTGTCATTGAGGTGATGCGGAGCCTGCAAAGCTGGTCTTATGGCATTGAGAGTTTCGGCTGGCTGTTCGGCAGCAATGGCAGCACCGACCGGAGCGTCCAATTGCATGAGGATGACGTTGCCCCAACCTATACGATGATCGAGCAAGCCGCCGCGGCTTATGTTCCTGCGGCTGAGAATGCCGCAGAGGTCACAACCAGCTTCCAGCAGAATGTCGGGGGATATCTGGGGACGATCGACACCTACATCCGGGAAAGCCGCGCGGACAGAAGCTATGACACCAAGCCCGTTGTCTATGTCGATGGCGCCGACAAGGCAGGCGGC
This genomic stretch from Phaeobacter gallaeciensis harbors:
- a CDS encoding sugar transferase gives rise to the protein MFRVPKDKNYFSYSNTSYAPAVGTNPIGKLGRTTPTHLYALWGKRCFDIVGAFLLLPLALPLILILAAFVAIDGSKPIYSHRRVGRNGRAFPCFKIRTMVADSEARLKKLLREDPAAAAEWNRDFKLRKDPRITRLGRILRKTSLDELPQIWNVIRGDMSLVGPRPVTKDELPLYRHVIDSYMSVRPGMTGLWQISGRNDISYEERVELDHLYSKNLSLLEDLRILFMTLPAALRMTGA
- a CDS encoding AAA family ATPase, producing the protein MNQLPHSQRSRIATAPGHGLMRGLKIEFFGLPGSGKTTVAREVHAALARRHPDLIFAPDFFRDEAGKTTRATAKLRLILSNLGHDGGSRNAVRQTLAIQQPHLRDKLRAVSTVATVMAFYARLERHGMSAILDQGLLQALWSVQLRALNGDTQSLMGDGLSGAVTDSRIYVSVATPATICADRLAARHSKHSRLQVRDATDAERTWERAEFLRRSILNTLTAVGHARGIAPRIITVDGTARPDETAHQIVTQLLADGTRRVPRRRMKERGLHA
- a CDS encoding ABC transporter ATP-binding protein; the encoded protein is MINVREVTKRFGIGASAVTALETVSLDVPEGSFFTLLGPSGCGKTTLLRLIAGFELPSEGEIALDGQEIGHLPPHKRPVNTVFQNYALFPHMTVARNIGFGLEMLNRPKAEIAAAIDDMLNLVQMGEFASRRVDQLSGGQQQRVALARALAPRPKVLLLDEPLSALDLKLRKGMQSELKRLQSETGITFVFVTHDQGEALAMSDQIAVMSAGRVQQVGTPQQIYTAPQSRFVADFIGDTNIVAADLLGYDGAQARISFFGGEPVLANAASDGLPPGVVYVALRPETLTVCAASNAAAVLRGTVLDSSYFGAGSQMRVRLQNGTEIQVQVAEPSPAGSEIGLIPETSMLHVLAD
- a CDS encoding glycosyltransferase, giving the protein MKIVHILTRLLRAGSEENTLLTAARHVAAGHEVILMHGRDVLPEFARALAPGAELVAVPNLVRNLSPVQDPAAFLEIRRLLREIQPDVVHTHQSKAGIIGRFAAASARVPLVVHGVHILPFLGVGPAQKAVYLGLERATARMTDGFIHVSEGMRRACQDHKVGASRQHFVVPSGFELSRFRQAVPPEGWRDLLGLGSDAPRPVVIAMLAVLEPRKRHLELLREIAIFLKQLPELHLVFAGDGHLWSAIEDTIRELDLENQVTLLGYRTDPERIIAMADICIHTAEREGLPRTVLQTLTVGRPVVLFDLPGIEEIITHGVNGFIVPQEDWEGFRERLGQLVSSPERRAAMAAEARATPLDRWDADFMARRTLEIYEELLPRSLLREAPA
- a CDS encoding helix-turn-helix transcriptional regulator; translated protein: MTQSAATSDELASAIRSIGTPDFLPALLDFMRTATPFRGAFVSRLSPSRLPEHIYDNVRQERRSIVVDRWLDRAWLLDPFVVSYISGKFDPVMVLDQVAPDRFSQTDYFSIYYRSVRLKDEMAVFVTLPESTLFLSLGRLTGEMRFSKRDLARLRNIHPVISALCEQHFHRRPQSSGEAAGGSVSLESMIEQVCEGLTCREIEIVQHLLRGHSSQSIALLLDLSPATVKVHRKNIYRKLGISSQSALFSIFLQSVT
- a CDS encoding fasciclin domain-containing protein translates to MTTIAGIASSDTTFSILVSVIEFIDAEKGTAYIDTLNNAAADLTVFAPTNAAFGQLATDLGFAGDAADTLAVTEFLTTLGADTLEAVVTYHVSVGTQSSGDIAAAGSVTTLQGGIIDASELPTLGDNEPDLIDPSLIATDIMADNGVVHVIDRVLLPIDLPDNDAPTVTGLVLETSGAEGFDGNGADFDILRDSVIAADLAGVLDDDTQDFTVFAPTDSAFVGLSQTLGYEGSDEAGAFGHLVDALRLLNEGNDPIELLSTVLTYHVAGQSLQASQVIATGEVETLQGGTLTLDGLSLVDADPDLSNPNLIATDLQASNGVVHVLDGVLLPVDLLPTDGANDVDFVIADDGRDFLRTGRDNDLIDAKGGKDLVFAGAGDDLVLAGAQRDKVFGGRGNDTLKGEAGSDFIKGGRGNDLIDGGKGNDYLFGGRGADTFVFAEDDGHDLIVGFRSGKDKIDLSAYGFESFDEIEGAISERGFRTEIDLDDTEITLLGLRGHSLDEGDFIL